A single Photobacterium toruni DNA region contains:
- a CDS encoding IS1595-like element ISPma1 family transposase yields MPKNSIQFQKGFSIPEFMQMYGTEIQCRERLFNIRWKNGYVCPTCASKSYCELKSRSLYQCNKCHHQTSLTAGTLFSHSKLPLTTWFLAIYLITQDKNSISALELKRKLGVSYNAAWRIKHKLMQVMKEHDDNRKLGNIVQLDDAYIGGKQKGKRGRGAKGKTPFVSAISLNEEGHPIYMRLSVVSCFKKQEITDWAKKHLQEKTLVISDGLPCFNGLLAADIIHGSLPKNGKELHQYEAAFYWVDTMIGNVKNSIKGTYHAIREKHIPRYLGEFCFRFNYRFRVEDIFNTLIKCGAKSPPMPEKLLTLAESRW; encoded by the coding sequence ATGCCTAAGAATTCAATCCAATTTCAGAAAGGCTTTTCTATACCCGAATTTATGCAAATGTATGGGACAGAAATTCAATGTAGAGAGCGTTTATTTAATATTCGATGGAAAAATGGTTACGTTTGCCCTACCTGTGCTTCTAAAAGTTATTGTGAACTTAAATCGCGGTCATTATATCAATGTAATAAGTGTCACCATCAGACATCATTGACGGCAGGTACTTTATTTTCCCATTCAAAATTACCGTTAACTACTTGGTTTTTAGCTATTTATCTCATCACACAAGATAAAAACAGTATTTCAGCATTAGAGCTAAAGCGTAAATTAGGGGTTTCTTATAACGCAGCATGGCGAATAAAACATAAGCTCATGCAAGTGATGAAAGAGCATGATGATAATCGAAAGTTAGGCAATATCGTGCAATTGGATGATGCATATATTGGAGGTAAACAAAAAGGAAAGCGAGGACGTGGTGCCAAAGGTAAAACACCTTTTGTATCAGCGATCTCTTTGAATGAAGAAGGTCATCCTATTTATATGCGGCTAAGTGTTGTTTCTTGTTTTAAAAAACAAGAAATTACAGATTGGGCTAAAAAGCATTTACAAGAAAAAACGTTAGTCATATCAGATGGTTTACCCTGTTTTAATGGTCTGTTAGCAGCAGATATTATTCATGGTTCATTACCAAAAAATGGTAAAGAACTTCACCAATATGAAGCTGCATTTTATTGGGTCGATACCATGATTGGTAACGTTAAAAATTCGATAAAAGGGACATATCACGCAATTAGAGAAAAGCATATTCCTCGTTATCTTGGTGAATTCTGTTTTCGATTTAATTATCGGTTTCGAGTTGAAGATATATTCAATACGCTAATTAAATGTGGTGCAAAATCACCACCGATGCCAGAGAAATTATTAACGCTGGCTGAGTCTCGGTGGTAA
- the ppiC gene encoding peptidylprolyl isomerase PpiC has protein sequence MASTAAALHILVKHKEQADDILEQLKKGAKFQALAKKYSTCPSGKRGGDLGEFKKGAMVPAFDKAVFNGKVLEPIGPVKTKFGYHIIKVLYRT, from the coding sequence ATGGCTTCAACAGCAGCAGCACTTCATATATTAGTAAAACATAAAGAACAAGCAGATGATATTTTAGAGCAACTTAAAAAAGGGGCTAAATTTCAGGCGCTTGCTAAAAAATACTCGACGTGCCCATCAGGTAAAAGAGGTGGTGATTTAGGCGAGTTTAAAAAAGGTGCCATGGTTCCTGCATTTGATAAAGCCGTATTTAACGGTAAAGTGCTAGAGCCAATCGGTCCTGTGAAAACAAAATTTGGTTACCATATTATTAAGGTTTTATACCGTACATAG
- a CDS encoding M48 family metallopeptidase, translating to MASINNKKDSKENSIEEYSFIYGDEAVTYEVIRKIVAEGKKKKITIRVHPDCRIAVTAPEDAEKSAIHEAVMHQARWIWDALKEFRSHLEYVQTKHYVSGEMQFYLGRRYVLKVVEDREAISNVKMDRGKLLVTLNRFNDDKPKLVKALVSGWYGVKAERVFHQRLAELLPQATWVKGIPSFRIMPMRKQWGSCSAKGTLMLNPHLIKAPKECIDYVILHELCHIAEYNHSENFWRLLTSVMPNWQEVKNKLDGMAELYLNE from the coding sequence ATGGCATCCATTAATAACAAGAAAGACAGCAAAGAAAATAGCATTGAGGAATACAGCTTCATCTATGGTGATGAAGCGGTTACCTACGAGGTTATTCGTAAAATCGTTGCTGAAGGTAAGAAAAAGAAGATCACTATTCGCGTTCATCCTGATTGCCGTATTGCCGTCACCGCCCCTGAAGATGCCGAGAAATCGGCTATTCACGAAGCGGTTATGCACCAAGCACGTTGGATTTGGGATGCACTGAAAGAATTTCGCTCTCATTTAGAATATGTTCAAACCAAACATTACGTTAGTGGTGAAATGCAATTCTATTTGGGTCGTCGCTATGTATTGAAGGTAGTTGAAGACCGAGAAGCCATTTCCAACGTGAAGATGGATCGAGGCAAGCTGTTGGTTACCCTTAATCGTTTTAATGATGATAAGCCCAAGCTCGTAAAAGCCTTAGTTTCAGGTTGGTATGGCGTTAAAGCAGAACGGGTTTTCCATCAACGTTTAGCTGAACTTCTGCCGCAGGCTACTTGGGTGAAAGGCATTCCGTCATTTCGTATTATGCCAATGCGCAAACAATGGGGAAGTTGTTCAGCCAAAGGGACGTTAATGCTCAACCCTCACCTGATAAAAGCACCTAAAGAGTGTATTGATTACGTAATATTACATGAGCTTTGCCACATCGCTGAATACAACCACAGTGAAAACTTCTGGCGCTTATTAACCAGCGTAATGCCCAACTGGCAAGAAGTGAAAAACAAGCTCGATGGCATGGCAGAGCTGTATTTGAATGAGTAG
- a CDS encoding type I restriction endonuclease subunit R, with protein MEHYTPNFREEQSAKIPALTLLTNLGYQFIPPSECMAIRGNKTTVILPSVLRKVLSFKTYSFMGKERHLSESAIDKIVQELSNPAMNEGLKAANEKLYNALTYGIGVTEFVEGKKANPTIEIIDWETPENNQFHFTEEMEVENARGTGKRIPDVVCFVNGLPWVVIEAKRPDSSSNGKPTITEGISQNIRNQKVDEIPHLFAYSQLLLSINGHDGLYGTCGTPEKFWAKWKEEQITESTVERLKNTSLTASQLNAIFSHRPSALKDEYLSLIAGGDLVVTDQDRLLVSLLHHDRLLEMTRLFTLFDKKAGKIVARYQQVFGIKALVERITSFDDKGARNGGVIWHTTGSGKSFTMVFLSKALIWLKELAKCRVIVVTDRVDLEDQLARTFASGGALSDKDKTAAMATTGKRLAEQISKGNERIIFSIINKFGTAIHLPECYNDSPDIIVLVDEGHRSQNGENNIRMLQALPKAAYIGFTGTPLLQDDKTENKFGKIIHSYTMQQAVEDGTVTPLLYEERIPDLSTNDKAIDAWFERITKDLSEKQRADLKRKFAQKGQVYQTEGRLELIAYDISDHFQNFKNQGLKGQLTCDSKASAIRYKMLLDKIGKVTSVVAMSPPDTREGHDNVDSESTDIVQNWWKTNVTDKGWTDEKAYTKHIIQEFEKDEGPDIMIVVDKLLTGFDEPKNTVLYIDKPLKQHNLIQAIARVNRLHAKKQFGYLIDYRGILKELDASIANYQELEERIKGGFDIDDLKGLYNRMDTEYKKLPGLYDALWSIFADVKNKQDGQALRQVLAPKIDTIEGQLTDTNLKLRNDFYDALTAFANCLKVALQSANYFNDKSFDNKRELYKKTLKSMSQLRKQVREDAEETVDYDEYADSIRAMLDKHIGGVDIKEPEGAYLVGNMGKDAKPEQMTDDEANNKKDVITGRVTKMIEQDLADDPYAQEYFSNLLKKAIAQTKEMFDSPVKQYLLFADFEQQVKDRDVAGMPKDRFAELDPKIKRHVQAFYGLFLKVLGEPLPLPEEQCIQYALDIDTIVRKAVSEYSINPAEIENQIRLGLLPLLFNDLGIDKAQTLITDVIQITRLGLAGHH; from the coding sequence ATGGAACACTACACTCCCAATTTCCGTGAAGAACAAAGTGCAAAAATCCCAGCACTTACCCTGCTTACCAACCTTGGTTATCAGTTCATTCCACCGAGTGAATGTATGGCGATACGTGGCAACAAAACTACCGTTATTCTGCCATCGGTATTGCGCAAGGTTCTGAGCTTTAAAACCTACTCATTCATGGGTAAAGAACGCCATTTATCAGAATCTGCCATTGATAAAATCGTGCAAGAGCTTAGTAACCCTGCAATGAATGAAGGGCTAAAAGCCGCCAATGAAAAGCTTTATAACGCGCTAACTTATGGCATTGGTGTGACTGAGTTTGTTGAAGGTAAAAAAGCCAACCCAACCATTGAGATCATTGATTGGGAAACACCTGAAAACAATCAATTTCATTTCACAGAAGAGATGGAAGTCGAGAATGCCCGTGGCACAGGTAAACGCATTCCTGATGTGGTGTGTTTTGTGAATGGCTTGCCGTGGGTAGTGATTGAGGCCAAACGCCCTGATTCATCATCCAATGGCAAACCGACGATCACCGAAGGCATTTCACAAAATATCCGTAACCAAAAAGTCGATGAAATTCCGCATCTGTTTGCTTACAGCCAATTGTTGCTATCGATTAATGGTCATGATGGTTTATATGGCACCTGCGGCACTCCTGAAAAGTTTTGGGCAAAGTGGAAAGAAGAGCAAATCACAGAAAGCACGGTTGAACGCCTGAAAAATACCTCCTTAACAGCATCACAACTGAATGCTATTTTTAGCCATCGACCATCAGCATTAAAAGATGAATATTTATCGTTAATCGCTGGCGGTGATTTGGTAGTGACCGATCAAGATCGCTTGTTGGTTTCGCTACTTCATCATGATCGTCTACTCGAAATGACGCGTCTATTTACTCTGTTTGATAAAAAAGCAGGCAAGATCGTTGCGCGTTATCAGCAAGTGTTTGGCATTAAAGCCTTAGTGGAGCGCATCACCTCTTTTGATGACAAAGGCGCACGTAATGGCGGTGTGATTTGGCATACCACAGGCTCTGGTAAATCATTCACGATGGTGTTTTTATCCAAAGCCCTTATTTGGTTAAAAGAACTCGCCAAATGTCGCGTGATTGTCGTGACCGACCGTGTGGACTTAGAAGATCAACTGGCTCGCACCTTTGCATCCGGTGGTGCTCTATCTGATAAAGATAAAACCGCAGCAATGGCAACCACAGGCAAACGCCTTGCCGAGCAAATTAGTAAAGGCAATGAGCGTATTATATTCTCGATTATCAACAAGTTTGGTACTGCAATTCACCTTCCAGAATGCTACAACGATAGCCCCGATATTATCGTACTTGTCGATGAAGGTCACCGCAGCCAAAACGGTGAAAACAATATCCGTATGCTCCAAGCCCTACCCAAAGCGGCTTATATTGGTTTTACGGGTACACCACTACTGCAAGACGATAAGACCGAGAATAAATTCGGTAAAATCATCCACTCTTACACCATGCAACAAGCGGTAGAAGATGGCACCGTTACTCCATTACTCTATGAAGAGCGTATTCCTGATCTCAGCACCAACGATAAAGCCATTGATGCATGGTTTGAACGGATCACTAAAGATTTATCTGAAAAACAACGCGCTGACTTAAAGCGTAAATTTGCTCAAAAAGGTCAGGTTTATCAAACCGAAGGTCGTTTAGAGTTAATTGCTTATGATATCTCAGATCACTTTCAGAATTTCAAAAACCAAGGCTTAAAAGGTCAATTGACGTGTGATTCTAAAGCCTCTGCCATTCGCTACAAGATGCTGTTAGATAAAATCGGTAAAGTCACCTCTGTGGTTGCGATGTCGCCGCCTGATACTCGTGAGGGACACGATAACGTTGACAGTGAAAGCACCGATATTGTGCAAAATTGGTGGAAAACCAATGTCACCGATAAAGGTTGGACGGACGAAAAAGCCTATACCAAACACATCATTCAAGAATTTGAAAAGGATGAAGGCCCCGACATTATGATCGTGGTCGATAAGCTGTTAACAGGCTTTGATGAACCCAAAAACACAGTGTTATACATCGATAAACCGTTAAAACAGCATAACCTTATTCAAGCCATTGCCCGTGTTAACCGCTTACATGCGAAAAAGCAATTTGGTTACCTGATTGATTATCGCGGCATTTTAAAAGAGCTTGATGCATCGATAGCAAACTACCAAGAGCTAGAAGAACGCATTAAAGGTGGCTTTGATATTGATGATCTTAAAGGGTTATATAACCGTATGGACACCGAGTATAAAAAACTACCGGGTTTATACGATGCATTATGGTCTATTTTTGCTGACGTAAAGAACAAGCAAGACGGTCAGGCACTGCGTCAGGTATTAGCTCCTAAAATTGATACCATTGAGGGCCAATTAACCGATACCAATCTAAAGCTACGTAATGACTTCTATGATGCGCTAACAGCTTTTGCTAACTGTTTAAAGGTGGCGTTACAGTCAGCAAATTACTTCAATGATAAGAGCTTTGATAATAAGCGTGAGTTGTATAAGAAAACCTTAAAAAGTATGTCTCAACTGCGCAAACAAGTTCGTGAAGATGCCGAAGAAACCGTTGATTACGATGAGTATGCCGACAGCATTCGTGCAATGTTAGACAAACACATTGGTGGCGTTGATATTAAAGAGCCTGAAGGTGCGTATTTGGTGGGTAACATGGGCAAAGATGCCAAGCCAGAGCAAATGACGGATGATGAAGCGAATAACAAAAAAGACGTTATCACAGGTCGTGTTACCAAGATGATTGAGCAAGACTTAGCGGATGATCCTTATGCGCAAGAGTATTTCTCTAACCTGTTAAAAAAAGCAATTGCCCAAACTAAAGAGATGTTTGATAGTCCAGTAAAACAATACCTTTTGTTCGCTGATTTCGAGCAACAGGTCAAAGATCGCGATGTGGCGGGAATGCCTAAAGATCGCTTTGCTGAACTCGACCCAAAAATCAAACGTCATGTTCAAGCATTCTATGGTTTGTTCTTAAAAGTATTAGGTGAGCCATTGCCTTTACCCGAAGAGCAATGCATTCAATATGCACTGGATATCGATACGATTGTACGCAAGGCAGTGAGTGAATATTCCATTAACCCTGCTGAGATTGAAAACCAAATTCGATTAGGTCTATTACCATTACTGTTTAATGATTTAGGGATTGATAAAGCACAAACACTGATCACGGATGTTATTCAAATCACTCGACTAGGATTAGCAGGTCACCATTAA
- a CDS encoding PD-(D/E)XK nuclease family protein gives MDTNAYQHLQRCINDFKQLPKVTTETTIFCIGSRGYYENPTTDILAFFCDPNGEHGLGSLVLSALLESLSLTELKAELISAPAREVVTQSNSRIDLLLESDDWVMVIENKIYHEQNNPFDSYEAYVQQGIFRDKTPIFVVLSPTGDLPDGYPKWLGLCYPTLIEKLKAKLAEHFISQPLSKWTVLLRDFLLHLENILMDSKHLQANTDFILKNYQELKQITQMKQQVFIQLEADIQHHLETTFKQTIFTKPIKIWNKDNNAIRFALSQWLEHDANNKSDIVLFMDSQSASGMAINFYLYFTTEEQKDIVLKALEQHPYRYLGVEADNYMCFTFNTITSTDLDHLKSEVENKLKLLKELDTLIRQ, from the coding sequence ATGGATACAAACGCATATCAGCATCTACAACGATGCATTAATGACTTCAAACAACTGCCTAAAGTCACCACTGAAACCACTATTTTCTGCATTGGTAGCCGTGGTTATTACGAAAATCCAACCACAGATATTCTGGCTTTCTTCTGCGATCCCAACGGTGAACATGGTTTAGGCTCATTGGTGCTATCAGCATTGCTAGAATCGTTATCGTTAACCGAGCTAAAAGCTGAATTAATCAGTGCGCCAGCAAGAGAAGTGGTAACACAATCAAATAGCCGTATTGATTTACTCTTGGAAAGTGATGATTGGGTTATGGTGATTGAAAATAAAATCTACCATGAACAAAATAACCCATTCGACAGCTATGAAGCGTATGTTCAACAAGGCATATTCAGAGATAAAACGCCTATCTTTGTAGTGTTGTCACCGACGGGAGATTTACCTGATGGATATCCCAAATGGTTAGGACTCTGTTACCCGACTCTTATCGAGAAACTCAAAGCGAAATTAGCCGAGCACTTTATTTCTCAGCCGTTATCAAAATGGACAGTCTTACTGCGTGATTTTCTTCTTCACTTGGAGAATATATTAATGGATTCAAAGCACTTACAAGCCAATACGGACTTTATTTTAAAAAATTACCAAGAGTTAAAACAAATCACTCAGATGAAGCAGCAAGTTTTTATACAACTTGAAGCTGATATTCAGCACCACTTAGAAACGACATTCAAACAAACTATTTTTACCAAGCCCATCAAAATATGGAACAAAGATAACAATGCGATTCGTTTTGCATTAAGTCAGTGGCTAGAACACGACGCAAATAATAAATCCGACATTGTGCTGTTTATGGATAGTCAAAGTGCCAGTGGTATGGCGATTAATTTTTATCTTTACTTCACAACCGAAGAACAAAAAGACATCGTGCTAAAAGCATTAGAACAACATCCATATCGTTATCTTGGCGTAGAAGCCGATAACTATATGTGCTTTACCTTTAACACGATTACCAGTACTGACCTCGACCATTTAAAATCAGAAGTTGAAAACAAACTCAAATTATTAAAAGAATTGGATACGTTAATTCGTCAATAA
- a CDS encoding DUF6933 domain-containing protein has translation MLVFNCTKAAADFFTVTRQGKKGDIYQFLNNFEPMLKACFHTLANDNGIDTVEIEHCIDHYGREVNSCAFHPRSDRSVQAHLNDVLWHLERHCYEDGMLLEDIDLLGFNLFSGQFPRNSKHKKSHFFSNQEFLSQWQQWAQESQPIDMSNVIVLNDFKKR, from the coding sequence ATGCTTGTATTTAACTGCACTAAAGCGGCTGCAGATTTTTTCACTGTTACGCGTCAAGGCAAAAAAGGTGATATTTATCAGTTTCTAAACAATTTTGAACCGATGTTAAAAGCCTGTTTTCACACTCTAGCTAATGATAACGGTATTGATACCGTCGAGATCGAACACTGCATTGATCATTATGGCAGAGAAGTGAATAGCTGTGCGTTCCACCCTCGTAGTGATCGTAGTGTTCAAGCTCACCTTAATGACGTGCTTTGGCACCTTGAACGCCACTGCTATGAAGATGGGATGTTACTTGAAGATATTGACCTGCTTGGCTTTAACTTATTTTCAGGTCAATTCCCTCGTAATAGTAAACACAAGAAGTCGCACTTTTTCTCAAATCAAGAATTTTTGAGTCAATGGCAACAGTGGGCACAGGAAAGTCAGCCGATTGACATGAGTAATGTCATTGTGTTGAACGACTTCAAAAAGAGATAG